A window of Streptomyces subrutilus contains these coding sequences:
- a CDS encoding ParA family protein, whose protein sequence is MSSPNQGGEREKLISKLPAYLQQALKVRAAQLQTDMQDAVTAGIQAWRASSEQLPTVDTAGAASFGTFLPEGLYDAFKEDCRDRGVSYIQGLAQSVALWLVEHPADLDAEPHTRRIIVCNQKGGVGKTAISAGLAEALAEGSIAASGGALETASEAAADGLRVLLVDYDAQGHLSHQLGLKAIPAGEESLITHMLHREQAKHSLLDLTVTIEGARFGGRLRILPAAFDAFLLDSGLTVFRGPRHATLERALAPIEEHFDVIVIDSPPSLGLAMDAALYYGRQREDEKPGSSGLVIPVEAEDTSAQAYGMLIQQTDSLARDYDIAIEQIGLVVNKFDSRRGYIATSSLDKWKALGTPPVLAVVPDLKEQREAVRKQRPLLDYAPDCDQSHQMRKIARAVKTA, encoded by the coding sequence ATGTCATCTCCGAACCAGGGAGGTGAGCGGGAGAAGCTGATCTCGAAGCTGCCCGCCTACCTCCAGCAGGCCCTCAAGGTCCGCGCAGCCCAGCTGCAGACGGACATGCAGGACGCTGTGACCGCCGGCATCCAGGCTTGGCGCGCCAGCTCCGAGCAGCTTCCCACCGTCGACACCGCCGGTGCCGCCTCCTTCGGCACCTTCCTGCCCGAAGGCCTCTACGACGCCTTCAAGGAGGACTGCCGCGATCGCGGCGTCTCCTACATCCAGGGGCTGGCCCAGTCGGTTGCGCTTTGGCTCGTGGAACACCCCGCCGACCTCGACGCTGAACCCCACACGCGCCGCATCATCGTCTGCAACCAGAAGGGGGGCGTCGGGAAGACCGCCATCTCCGCAGGCCTGGCCGAAGCCCTCGCCGAGGGCTCCATCGCGGCTAGCGGTGGCGCGCTCGAGACCGCCAGTGAAGCGGCGGCCGACGGCCTGCGCGTCCTGCTAGTCGACTACGACGCGCAAGGCCACCTCTCCCACCAGCTCGGACTCAAGGCGATCCCGGCGGGTGAGGAAAGCCTCATCACGCACATGCTTCACCGCGAGCAGGCCAAGCACTCGCTCCTCGACCTCACCGTGACCATAGAGGGTGCCCGGTTCGGCGGCCGCCTGCGGATTCTTCCCGCAGCGTTCGACGCCTTCCTGCTCGACTCAGGCCTTACCGTGTTCCGCGGTCCTCGCCACGCCACGCTCGAGCGCGCACTCGCGCCCATCGAAGAGCACTTCGACGTCATCGTCATCGACTCCCCGCCGAGCCTCGGACTGGCCATGGACGCCGCGCTCTACTACGGTCGCCAGCGCGAGGACGAAAAGCCTGGATCATCCGGTCTCGTCATCCCGGTCGAGGCCGAGGACACCTCCGCACAGGCCTACGGCATGCTGATCCAGCAGACCGACTCCCTGGCACGCGACTACGACATCGCTATCGAGCAGATCGGCCTTGTCGTCAACAAATTCGACTCCCGCCGCGGCTACATCGCCACATCCTCCCTGGACAAATGGAAGGCCCTCGGAACGCCGCCCGTCCTGGCGGTTGTGCCCGACCTCAAGGAGCAGCGCGAAGCCGTACGCAAGCAGCGGCCGCTCCTGGACTACGCGCCCGACTGCGACCAGTCGCACCAGATGAGGAAGATTGCCCGGGCGGTGAAGACAGCATGA
- a CDS encoding ParB/RepB/Spo0J family partition protein produces the protein MSKADMLGESATFDAVAQPISSRAAAFARFAGQERSGTTPASDSPESGRLPLAALAHNPYNPREELKEVEELADSLAARGVIQPLTIVTRAAFLSAHPGHEETLADALYVVVDGNRRLAAANQAGLDDVPVHVDDTFAENADTLLETALIAAVQHENLDPMDEAKALQRLVGVHGSQRAVGRALGKSSGWVTQRMALLKLTPDLKQAVEDKTLPVEVARRVGQMPSEQQQEAASQALAERRVNKARRTASTAGAYAVSTPAAPSIPPARPSGALTSDGGHSPTETEEESFSAEPDAAAFHLSGDDADPDDAPWVMDIRKLTRVKWHDGNAVADLVFEKMDAEQRTVLLERLLAAHEG, from the coding sequence ATGAGCAAGGCAGACATGCTGGGGGAGTCGGCGACCTTCGACGCGGTGGCGCAGCCGATCAGCAGCCGCGCAGCCGCCTTCGCGCGCTTCGCCGGCCAAGAGCGGTCGGGAACAACCCCAGCCTCGGACAGCCCGGAATCGGGACGTCTCCCTCTCGCCGCCCTCGCACATAACCCCTACAACCCGCGCGAGGAACTCAAAGAGGTAGAGGAACTCGCCGACAGCCTCGCCGCCCGCGGCGTCATCCAGCCCCTCACCATCGTCACTCGCGCCGCTTTCCTCAGCGCACACCCCGGGCACGAGGAAACCCTCGCCGACGCCCTATACGTCGTCGTCGACGGCAACCGGCGCCTCGCCGCAGCCAACCAGGCCGGACTCGACGACGTACCCGTCCACGTCGACGACACCTTCGCCGAGAACGCGGACACTCTGCTGGAGACCGCGCTCATCGCCGCCGTCCAGCACGAGAACCTCGACCCCATGGACGAGGCCAAGGCCCTGCAACGGCTCGTCGGTGTGCACGGGTCCCAGCGGGCCGTCGGCCGCGCGCTTGGCAAGTCCAGCGGCTGGGTCACCCAGCGCATGGCGCTGCTGAAGCTGACCCCAGACCTCAAGCAGGCAGTGGAGGATAAAACCCTCCCGGTTGAGGTCGCCCGCCGAGTTGGGCAAATGCCCAGCGAGCAGCAGCAGGAAGCGGCAAGCCAGGCTCTGGCCGAGCGCCGAGTGAACAAGGCCCGTCGTACGGCATCCACGGCGGGTGCTTACGCCGTAAGCACCCCGGCGGCCCCTTCAATTCCGCCGGCGCGCCCCTCCGGCGCCTTGACGTCAGATGGTGGCCACAGCCCTACTGAGACAGAGGAAGAGTCATTCTCTGCGGAACCGGACGCCGCCGCCTTCCACCTCTCCGGTGATGACGCCGATCCGGACGATGCCCCTTGGGTGATGGACATCCGGAAGTTGACCAGGGTGAAGTGGCACGACGGGAACGCGGTCGCCGACCTCGTCTTCGAGAAGATGGACGCGGAGCAGCGAACGGTGCTGCTGGAGCGTCTGCTGGCCGCCCACGAGGGCTGA
- a CDS encoding NucA/NucB deoxyribonuclease domain-containing protein, whose protein sequence is MKVTTVWEKQSGAVGTSSYTVYVRGTVPKEADRTMYFDYDVTDFTAVGSTGVSGLKIGLKGGIAADWPAAATPVTSKSLPVTKTWLEMQSSPHYRHSVRYAPGQGTGAGAADVVAAVYQPEVTSTLPAGWVGESPKTGKPFMFAPRWDSASYLRNSTGAGNPANKGGAAFSMIATLEYSSKPGAPEQAVAEHIKQAFTNPKATKPLNALKNVPGDTIQEPLHRLFLDQKRLDRNRAVSVRECKRHWGANYTDGGKECDEFPFASTYEGSAIDEYDPHVEKNNFSVLPIPGDQNGVGGTLLRGFYNANRIIDGPEDGFIVKIS, encoded by the coding sequence TTGAAGGTCACGACCGTCTGGGAGAAGCAGAGCGGGGCGGTCGGCACCAGCTCGTACACCGTCTACGTGCGAGGCACCGTTCCCAAGGAAGCTGACCGGACGATGTACTTCGACTACGACGTCACCGACTTCACCGCGGTGGGCAGCACCGGTGTCTCCGGCTTGAAGATCGGTCTCAAGGGCGGCATAGCGGCGGACTGGCCAGCCGCCGCGACGCCCGTTACGAGCAAAAGCCTGCCTGTGACGAAGACATGGCTGGAGATGCAGTCGAGCCCGCATTACAGGCACTCGGTACGCTATGCCCCAGGGCAGGGCACAGGCGCCGGCGCGGCGGACGTAGTCGCGGCCGTCTACCAACCGGAAGTCACCTCCACCCTTCCCGCTGGCTGGGTGGGCGAGAGCCCCAAGACCGGCAAGCCCTTCATGTTCGCCCCACGGTGGGACTCAGCTTCCTACCTGCGCAACTCCACCGGCGCCGGCAACCCCGCGAACAAGGGCGGCGCCGCGTTCAGCATGATCGCGACCCTGGAGTACAGCTCCAAGCCCGGAGCCCCGGAGCAGGCTGTGGCCGAGCACATCAAGCAGGCTTTCACCAACCCGAAAGCCACCAAGCCGCTGAACGCGCTGAAGAACGTGCCGGGCGACACGATCCAAGAGCCGCTGCACCGCCTGTTCCTCGACCAGAAGCGCCTTGACCGCAACCGGGCCGTTTCGGTCCGGGAATGCAAGCGCCACTGGGGGGCCAACTACACCGATGGCGGCAAGGAGTGCGACGAGTTCCCCTTCGCCTCCACTTACGAAGGCTCCGCGATCGACGAGTACGACCCGCACGTTGAGAAGAACAACTTCTCCGTCCTGCCCATCCCCGGCGACCAGAACGGTGTCGGCGGAACCCTGCTGCGCGGCTTCTACAACGCCAACCGCATCATCGACGGACCCGAAGACGGCTTCATCGTGAAGATCAGCTAA